A single genomic interval of Aedes aegypti strain LVP_AGWG chromosome 1, AaegL5.0 Primary Assembly, whole genome shotgun sequence harbors:
- the LOC5567288 gene encoding chloride channel protein 2 — protein sequence MSKGKSSEEKNLLPVPVPNIVITKQTPPSSDATDIDDIEEGMGYTPTLMYGRYTKDLGQYARRLSVIEQKRRENDKARYQELLASEEKHGRIFKAYSWLWRKTFARLGEDWVILALLGFIMALLSHVLDIGISACVNSRLWLYQEFEGQPWMQYFAWVSISVCLVLFSAGFVHVVSPQAIGSGIPEMKTIIRGVALKDYLTFKTLVAKVIGLVASLGSGMPIGKEGPFVHISSIVSQLLSKIASFKSIYENESHNSDMLVAACGVGVAACFAAPVGGVLYSIEVTTSYFAVRNYWRGFFGSICGAALFQLLALWFHKVHTVSALFPTYFAPEFPYGPQELLVFALMGVVAGLGGAMFVWLHRKYVLFVRNNKRLNKFLQLNRFLYPCIVSFIVASLLFPDGFGQFIAGGLDTHHQVHQLFSNFTWSQAEHTVEQEAIVSNWRTAYSSVIGNLALYLLFQYSFSIICTTLPVPSGMFIPMFKIGSGYGRLVGEAMAVLFPLGMSYAGQRMPIIPGGYAVVGAAAFAGAVSHSVSVGVMVLEITGQITHFVPVMVASLISNWVAALFQPSLYESYIEIKKLPYLPDLQPSASSMYEIYVEDFMVRDVKYIWKGISYQKLKNVLKQNKTLRCLPIVESPENPILLGSVQRFELIQMLDNHIGRKKRLEVAAKWIEEERKRAEQEQLKREAEEKERSRRPSRFEVSPAPDILELHDRANNEMLPPQAKKEKSSYFDPHSKKSILKRTNSFPCKEVHRQVEGSYATISGGAANRIRSAIDIIFRKSGTLQDGNADPEIGSNSTLGFSKKVQLPKARIIDMSIEEQKIWEQNEMAKSIDIDNLPIDPAPFQLVERTTILKVHSLFAMASINLAYVTNIGKLVGVVALKELRLAVQGVNNGTLTAESVKH from the exons ATGTATGGTCGCTACACCAAAGACTTAGGACAATACGCACGAAGATTGAGTGTCATTGAGCAAAAACGAAGAGAAAACGACAAAGCAAGATATCAG GAGCTGCTCGCCTCAGAAGAAAAGCATGGTAGAATTTTTAAAGCCTACTCATGGCTCTGGCGGAAAACGTTCGCACGGCTTGGCGAAGACTGGGTGATTCTGGCTTTGCTTGGCTTCATAATGGCGCTACTGTCTCACGTGCTCGACATAGGAATATCAGCGTGCGTGAATT CTCGATTATGGTTATACCAAGAGTTCGAGGGTCAACCGTGGATGCAATACTTTGCGTGGGTGTCCATTTCGGTTTGTCTGGTCCTGTTCTCGGCGGGATTCGTCCATGTGGTTTCACCGCAGGCTATTGGGTCTGGCATTCCTGAGATGAAAACCATCATCCGAGGTGTTGCCCTGAAAGATTACCTCACCTTTAAAACACTGGTTGCCAAAGTGATTGGCCTCGTAGCGTCCCTGGGTTCCGGAATGCCTATTGGCAAGGAAGGTCCCTTTGTCCATATATCGAGTATAGTATCGCAATTGTTGAGCAAAATTGCATCGTTTAAGTCAATCTACGAGAACGAATCCCACAACTCGGACATGCTAGTAGCGGCCTGTGGAGTTGGCGTGGCGGCATGCTTTGCTGCACCGGTTGGCGGAGTCCTGTACAGTATAGAGGTTACTACTTCGTATTTTGCCGTTCGGAATTATTGGAGAGGATTCTTTGGTTCCATCTGCGGTGCCGCATTGTTTCAGTTGTTGGCTTTATGGTTTCACAAGGTACATACAGTTTCTGCACTATTTCCAACATACTTTGCTCCTGAATTTCCATACGGACCACAAGAGCTGCTCGTGTTTGCATTGATGGG GGTCGTTGCTGGTCTTGGCGGAGCTATGTTTGTGTGGTTACACAGGAAATATGTACTATTCGTTCGGAACAACAAACGTTTGAACAAGTTTTTGCAACTGAA CCGCTTCTTGTACCCGTGTATCGTGTCATTCATAGTAGCCTCGCTACTATTCCCAGACGGGTTTGGACAGTTCATCGCCGGTGGGCTAGACACTCATCATCAAgttcatcaacttttttcgaacTTTACCTGGAGCCAAGCCGAGCATACCGTTGAACAGGAAGCAATCGTATCCAACTGGCGCACGGCTTACTCTAGTGTGATAGGAAATCTAGCCCTTTATCTGTTGTTCCAG TACTCCTTCTCCATCATTTGCACAACGTTACCTGTACCGTCCGGAATGTTCATTCCGAtgttcaaaattggttccggctACGGACGTCTCGTTGGTGAAGCAATGGCCGTATTATTTCCACTCGGTATGTCCTATGCTGGTCAGCGTATGCCCATCATCCCGGGAGGATATGCCGTCGTGGGAGCAGCGGCTTTTGCCGGAGCCGTATCACACTCGGTTTCAGTTGGTGTAATGGTGCTTGAAATCACTGGTCAGATTACGCACTTTGTTCCAGTGATGGTTGCCTCGTTGATTTCCAATTGGGTGGCGGCACTGTTCCAACCGTCTCTGTACGAAAGCTACATAGAGATCAAGAAGCTACCCTATCTGCCGGATTTACAGCCCAGCGCTTCTAGTATGTATGAAATCTACGTTGAGGATTTCATGGTTCGCGatgtgaaatacatttggaaagGGATCAGTTATCAGAAACTTAAAAATGTCTTGAagcaaaataaaacattgaGATGTCTACCTATCGTAGAAAGTCCTGAAAATCCCATTCTACTAGGCAGTGTTCAAAGATTTGAATTGATTCAAATGCTTGATAATCACATCGGTCGTAAGAAACGTTTAGAAGTGGCTGCTAAGTGGATTGAAGAGGAACGGAAAAGAGCAGAACAAGAACAACTTAAACGTGAAGCAGAGGAAAAAGAGAGAAGTCGACGTCCATCGAGATTCGAAGTCAGTCCGGCACCAGATATTCTTGAGCTTCATGATCGTGCCAACAATGAGATGTTGCCACCTCAAgctaaaaaagaaaaatcctCTTACTTTGATCCTCATTCTAAGAAATCAATCCTCAAGAGGACCAACTCGTTTCCTTGCAAGGAAGTTCATAGACAAGTCGAAGGTTCATACGCGACCATCTCCGGAGGAGCCGCCAATCGTATTAGGTCTGCGATTGATATCATCTTCCGCAAATCTGGTACTTTACAGGATGGTAATGCAGACCCAGAAATTGGTTCTAACAGCACGCTAGGGTTTTCTAAGAAAGTTCAATTACCAAAAGCACGTATCATCGATATGTCTATCGAAGAGCAGAAAATTTGGGAACAGAATGAAATGGCTAAATCAATCGATATAGATAATCTACCCATCGATCCTGCACCCTTCCAGCTAGTGGAACGTACCACTATTCTAAAAGTACACTCACTTTTCGCGATGGCAAGCATAAATCTCGCATATGTCACAAACATTGGAAAACTGGTTGGCGTAGTTGCGCTCAAGGAG ttaCGACTTGCTGTCCAAGGCGTCAATAATGGCACACTTACAGCCGAATCAGTGAAACATTAA